One genomic window of Ottowia oryzae includes the following:
- a CDS encoding carboxyl transferase domain-containing protein, which yields MSALESKLNPRSADFQANADAMRALVADLQQRLSEVEQGGGEAARQKHTNRGKLLPRVRVQMLLDPGTPFLEIAPLAALGMYPEKDGKDAAPAAGMVAGIGRVSGVECMIVCNDATVKGGTYYPMTVKKHLRAQEIAAQNRLPCIYLVDSGGANLPNQDDVFPDREHFGRIFFNQANMSAQGIAQIAVVMGSCTAGGAYVPAMSDESIIVKNQGTIFLGGPPLVKAATGEVVTAEDLGGGDVHTRLSGVADHLAQNDMHALALARQIVSDLNHKKTPAGALKAPVAPKFAAQELYGVIPTDTRKPFDVREIIARIVDGSEFHEFKARFGATLVCGFAHIEGMPVGIIANNGILFSESAQKGAHFIELCCQRKIPLVFLQNITGFMVGRKYENEGIARHGAKLVTAVATANVPKFTIIIGGSFGAGNYGMCGRAYSPRFLWMWPNARISVMGGEQAASVLATVKRDGIEAKGGQWSAEEEEAFKAPIRQQYEEQGHPYYATARLWDDGVIDPADTRRVLALGLSAVQNAPIEDVKFGVFRM from the coding sequence ATGTCCGCACTGGAAAGCAAGCTCAACCCCCGATCGGCCGACTTTCAGGCCAACGCCGACGCCATGCGCGCCCTGGTCGCCGACCTGCAGCAGCGCCTGTCGGAGGTGGAGCAGGGCGGCGGCGAGGCCGCGCGCCAAAAGCATACCAACCGCGGCAAGCTGCTGCCGCGCGTTCGCGTGCAGATGCTGCTGGACCCTGGCACGCCTTTTCTTGAAATCGCCCCGCTGGCGGCCCTGGGCATGTACCCCGAGAAAGACGGCAAGGACGCCGCGCCCGCCGCAGGCATGGTGGCGGGCATCGGCCGCGTGTCGGGCGTCGAATGCATGATCGTCTGCAACGACGCCACGGTGAAGGGCGGCACCTACTACCCGATGACGGTGAAGAAGCACCTGCGTGCGCAAGAGATCGCCGCGCAGAACCGCCTGCCCTGCATCTACCTGGTGGACAGCGGCGGCGCCAACCTGCCCAACCAGGACGACGTGTTTCCCGACCGCGAGCATTTCGGCCGCATCTTCTTCAACCAGGCCAACATGAGCGCGCAGGGCATCGCGCAGATCGCCGTCGTCATGGGCAGCTGCACGGCCGGCGGCGCCTACGTGCCGGCCATGAGCGACGAATCCATCATCGTCAAGAACCAGGGCACCATCTTCCTGGGTGGCCCACCGCTGGTGAAGGCCGCCACGGGCGAGGTGGTGACGGCCGAAGACCTGGGCGGTGGCGACGTGCACACGCGCCTGTCGGGCGTGGCCGACCACCTGGCGCAAAACGACATGCACGCGCTGGCGCTGGCGCGGCAGATCGTCTCGGACTTGAACCATAAAAAGACGCCAGCCGGCGCGCTTAAAGCGCCGGTAGCTCCTAAATTTGCAGCGCAAGAGCTGTACGGCGTGATCCCGACCGACACGCGCAAGCCGTTTGACGTGCGCGAGATCATCGCCCGCATCGTTGATGGCAGCGAGTTCCACGAGTTCAAGGCGCGCTTTGGCGCCACGCTGGTGTGCGGCTTTGCGCACATCGAAGGCATGCCGGTGGGCATCATCGCCAACAACGGCATCCTGTTCAGCGAAAGCGCGCAAAAGGGCGCGCACTTCATCGAGCTGTGCTGCCAGCGCAAGATTCCGCTGGTGTTTTTGCAGAACATCACCGGCTTCATGGTCGGCCGCAAGTACGAGAACGAAGGCATTGCGCGCCACGGCGCCAAGCTGGTCACCGCCGTGGCCACGGCCAACGTGCCCAAGTTCACCATCATCATCGGCGGCAGCTTTGGCGCCGGCAACTACGGCATGTGCGGCCGCGCCTACAGCCCGCGTTTCCTGTGGATGTGGCCCAACGCGCGCATCAGCGTGATGGGCGGCGAGCAGGCCGCCAGCGTGTTGGCCACCGTCAAGCGCGATGGCATCGAAGCCAAGGGCGGCCAGTGGTCTGCCGAGGAAGAAGAAGCCTTCAAGGCGCCCATCCGCCAGCAGTACGAAGAGCAGGGCCACCCCTACTACGCCACCGCCCGCCTGTGGGACGACGGCGTGATCGACCCCGCCGACACGCGCCGCGTGCTGGCGCTGGGACTGTCGGCTGTGCAGAACGCACCGATTGAAGATGTGAAGTTCGGCGTGTTCAGGATGTGA
- a CDS encoding DinB family protein — MDLTEYFTTLARYNVWATGRLLDAVAALPEDDYRRDVGLFFKSIHGTLNHLLVADNIWFPRFAEGRSPRMALNAELEPDRAQLAARLRADATRWAPLIGTFAAPQWQGMLNYVTTQGVPTSLPFMPTLGHVFNHGTHHRGQVTAALTALGQPAPVIDLVYMLVEEQKQP, encoded by the coding sequence ATGGATCTCACTGAATATTTCACCACCCTGGCGCGCTACAACGTGTGGGCTACCGGCCGCCTGCTGGATGCCGTGGCGGCGCTGCCGGAGGACGATTACCGGCGCGACGTGGGCCTGTTCTTCAAGAGCATCCACGGCACGCTGAACCATCTGCTGGTGGCCGACAACATCTGGTTTCCGCGCTTCGCCGAGGGCCGCTCGCCCCGCATGGCGCTGAATGCCGAGCTGGAGCCCGATCGCGCCCAGTTGGCCGCGCGGCTGCGGGCCGATGCCACGCGCTGGGCGCCGCTGATCGGCACGTTTGCTGCGCCGCAGTGGCAGGGCATGCTGAACTACGTCACCACGCAGGGCGTACCCACGTCACTGCCCTTCATGCCCACGCTGGGCCATGTGTTCAACCATGGCACGCACCACCGCGGGCAGGTCACGGCGGCGCTGACCGCGCTGGGCCAGCCCGCGCCGGTCATCGATCTTGTTTACATGCTGGTAGAGGAACAGAAACAACCATGA
- a CDS encoding gamma-glutamyltransferase family protein: MNPIAIKHLAPIALAALLASCGGSGNDDNASDLIVDTNPNSCQVLASNGSSVTVGSGLAGDPAAPEAASGYRLGYKAKYSNSYMVVANTPLASKAGCEVLKAGGTAADAAVAVQAVLGLVEPQSSTIAGSAFMMYYDAKTQKITAYDGRETAPAAATGYYLVRQDQQTQGSATPVPSARRSGRSIGVPGVMRMLDLAHNEHGKLAWNKLFDEGINLADKGFLIPARLGGAISSNASSLALDANAMATYFHSDGTPRAAGETMTNAPYARTLRILADQGADALYTGELAKNIVAKAAQSVGDDPAKTPITPSLMTLQDLAAYQAKKREPVCSTYRGSYHVCTMAPPSSGGIAIAQALGILGNFNLGAYGPTNPSNEGGIPSVMGVHLVSEAERLAYADRDLYVADTDFVALPGKGVASMLSPDYLKLRASLISPDKSMGTASAGDFGTPAAGVGKSEEHGTTHLSIVDAYGNVVSMTSTVESSMGSFHMVDGFLLTNQLTDFSSQPVDGAGNAVANAVAGGKRPRSTMAPTLVFRGTQPGDFLMATGSPGGGTIIQYVLKTVVGALDWGLDAQQATSLVDFGASNSVTTNVDGANTTLDLTALVAGLKAKGHTVSTSAQSSGISTIMRVKKNGAMMLEGGVDPRREGIILGDGAM; the protein is encoded by the coding sequence TTGAACCCGATTGCTATCAAACACCTAGCTCCCATCGCCCTGGCCGCCTTGCTGGCCAGCTGCGGCGGCTCTGGCAACGACGACAACGCCAGCGACCTGATCGTTGACACCAACCCGAACAGTTGCCAGGTGTTGGCCAGCAATGGCAGCAGCGTGACCGTGGGTTCGGGGCTGGCGGGCGACCCGGCTGCGCCCGAGGCCGCGTCCGGCTACCGGCTGGGCTACAAAGCCAAATATTCGAACAGCTACATGGTGGTGGCGAATACGCCGCTGGCTTCGAAGGCCGGTTGCGAAGTGCTGAAGGCCGGTGGCACCGCTGCCGACGCGGCCGTGGCCGTCCAGGCCGTTCTGGGCTTGGTGGAGCCGCAGTCCAGCACCATCGCGGGCAGCGCGTTCATGATGTATTACGACGCCAAAACGCAGAAGATCACCGCGTACGACGGGCGCGAAACGGCGCCTGCCGCCGCCACGGGCTACTACCTCGTGCGCCAAGATCAGCAGACGCAAGGCTCTGCCACTCCGGTGCCTTCAGCGCGCCGCAGCGGCCGGTCGATTGGCGTGCCCGGCGTGATGCGGATGCTGGATCTGGCCCACAACGAACACGGCAAACTGGCCTGGAACAAGCTGTTCGACGAAGGCATCAACCTGGCGGACAAGGGCTTTCTGATTCCCGCGCGGCTTGGTGGCGCCATCAGCAGCAACGCCAGCAGCCTGGCGCTGGACGCCAATGCCATGGCCACCTATTTCCACAGCGACGGCACGCCGCGCGCCGCTGGCGAAACCATGACCAACGCGCCCTATGCGCGCACGCTGCGCATCCTCGCCGACCAGGGCGCCGACGCGCTCTACACGGGCGAGCTGGCCAAGAACATCGTCGCCAAGGCGGCGCAGTCGGTGGGTGACGATCCCGCCAAAACGCCGATCACGCCCAGCCTGATGACGCTGCAAGACCTGGCCGCCTACCAGGCCAAGAAGCGCGAGCCCGTTTGCAGCACCTACCGCGGCAGCTACCACGTGTGCACGATGGCGCCACCCTCTTCCGGCGGCATTGCCATCGCCCAGGCGCTGGGCATTCTGGGCAACTTCAACCTGGGCGCCTACGGCCCCACCAACCCCAGCAACGAGGGCGGCATTCCTTCCGTGATGGGCGTGCACCTGGTGTCGGAGGCCGAACGCCTGGCCTACGCCGACCGCGACCTGTACGTGGCCGACACCGACTTCGTGGCCTTGCCTGGCAAGGGCGTGGCGTCGATGCTGAGCCCCGACTACCTCAAGCTGCGCGCTTCGCTGATCTCGCCCGACAAATCCATGGGCACGGCCAGCGCGGGCGACTTCGGCACGCCCGCCGCTGGCGTGGGCAAGTCGGAAGAGCACGGCACCACGCACCTCTCGATCGTGGATGCCTATGGCAACGTGGTGTCGATGACCTCGACGGTGGAATCCAGCATGGGCTCGTTCCACATGGTGGATGGCTTCCTGCTGACCAACCAGCTGACGGACTTTTCGTCGCAGCCGGTCGACGGCGCCGGCAACGCCGTGGCCAACGCCGTGGCGGGCGGCAAGCGCCCACGCAGCACGATGGCGCCCACGCTGGTGTTTCGCGGCACCCAGCCGGGCGACTTCCTGATGGCCACCGGCTCGCCCGGCGGCGGCACCATCATTCAGTACGTGCTCAAAACCGTGGTGGGCGCTCTGGACTGGGGCCTGGACGCGCAACAAGCCACCTCGCTGGTGGACTTTGGCGCCAGCAACAGCGTGACCACCAACGTGGACGGCGCCAACACGACACTCGACCTGACGGCCCTGGTCGCGGGGCTCAAGGCCAAAGGGCACACGGTGTCCACCTCGGCGCAGTCCAGTGGTATCTCCACGATCATGCGCGTGAAGAAAAACGGCGCCATGATGCTGGAAGGCGGTGTTGATCCACGGCGCGAAGGCATCATCCTCGGCGACGGGGCTATGTAA
- a CDS encoding bifunctional acetate--CoA ligase family protein/GNAT family N-acetyltransferase: MDQHFLTPLFEPQSIALFTGPQDAPDEQTPQARALLTYLAEQPFKGRVTPLDVHTTGTLADLAQARADLAIIALPDDEIVPALELAGRIKVGAALVLSAGVSQAKANEMHRVAKRHGFWLLGPNSSGFQRPRQQLNASTIGPLAAQGQLALVSQSGALTASILDWARQTRVGFSTVITLGAHSQVTLAATLDFLASDRHTQGIVVYMEGISNARRFTSALRAAANAKPVVVLKAGRQQAGNVAAQTHSGAIVGSAEVFDAVLRRAGAVRVRSFVELFSAAKCLASRYRPVGPRLAVITNGGGPGVLAADWISELGLKLGVLSEDTRRTLVPLLPHSASLNDLVDLSEDATPEQFRAALEAASKDRAIDGVLVLYSPKFGGDANAVAQQLIELKPRMSKPLVACWLGDASVAAARHALSDAQIPSFRTPEAAVGAFGNIASFYQNQQMLHQTPPPLSDLAAPDVEGARLLIESALADRRTVLTEMESKALLAAFHVPVTQTLLARSPTEAMMIASQIGFPVALKIDSPDIPHKSDVGGVALNVMNATAVRDIYQDMMEAVRAKQPDARINGLTVQAMARKKRGRELYIGVVTDDPFGPVITFGGGGTMIELLNDHAMELPPLNQFLARRLIERSRVVETLKAWRGAPEVDMAALERVLLRVSEMVCELPQLREMDINPIIVDEQGAVAVDARIVIGAAAQTAPGRSGRYGHLAILPYPARFEQEWPLRGGGEYVVRPIHPDDAQMLQEFTKSLSPESRYFRFVSNMAELPASMLSRFTLIDYDREMALCAVAESEVVGDDGHKHKKHRIVGVSRYITNPDQTSCEFSLVVADAYAGQGLGTRLMLSIMDVAREKGLQEIIGLVLTHNNGMLKLMRSLGFETKAYPEDPDFRLVTHAL; this comes from the coding sequence ATGGACCAGCACTTCCTGACCCCGCTTTTCGAACCCCAGTCGATCGCCCTGTTCACCGGCCCGCAGGACGCGCCGGACGAGCAGACGCCGCAGGCGCGCGCGCTGCTGACCTACCTGGCCGAACAGCCCTTCAAGGGCCGCGTGACCCCGCTGGACGTGCACACCACCGGCACCCTGGCCGACCTGGCGCAGGCGCGGGCCGATCTGGCCATCATCGCCCTGCCAGACGACGAAATCGTGCCCGCGCTCGAGCTGGCTGGGCGCATCAAGGTGGGGGCGGCGCTGGTGCTGTCTGCCGGGGTGTCGCAGGCCAAGGCCAATGAGATGCACCGCGTGGCCAAGCGCCACGGCTTCTGGCTGCTGGGGCCCAACAGCTCGGGCTTTCAGCGGCCGCGCCAGCAGCTCAACGCCAGCACCATCGGGCCGCTGGCCGCGCAGGGGCAGCTGGCGCTGGTGTCGCAATCGGGCGCGCTGACGGCGTCGATCCTGGACTGGGCGCGGCAAACGCGCGTGGGCTTTTCCACGGTGATCACCCTGGGCGCGCACAGCCAGGTCACGCTGGCCGCCACGCTGGACTTCCTCGCCTCTGACCGGCACACGCAGGGCATCGTGGTCTACATGGAAGGCATTTCCAACGCGCGGCGCTTTACCAGCGCGCTGCGCGCGGCCGCCAATGCCAAGCCGGTGGTGGTGCTGAAGGCCGGGCGGCAGCAGGCGGGCAACGTCGCGGCGCAGACGCACTCGGGCGCCATCGTCGGCAGTGCGGAGGTGTTCGACGCCGTGCTGCGCCGCGCGGGGGCTGTGCGGGTGCGCTCGTTTGTCGAGCTGTTCTCGGCCGCCAAGTGCCTGGCTTCGCGCTACCGCCCGGTGGGGCCGCGCCTGGCCGTCATCACCAACGGCGGCGGCCCGGGCGTGCTGGCCGCCGACTGGATCAGCGAGCTGGGGCTGAAGCTGGGCGTGCTGTCCGAGGACACGCGCCGCACCCTGGTGCCCCTGCTGCCGCACAGCGCGTCGCTGAACGACCTGGTGGATCTGAGCGAAGACGCCACGCCCGAGCAGTTTCGCGCCGCGCTGGAGGCGGCGTCGAAAGACCGCGCCATCGACGGCGTGCTGGTGCTGTATTCGCCCAAGTTCGGCGGCGACGCCAACGCCGTTGCGCAGCAGCTGATCGAGCTGAAGCCCCGCATGAGCAAGCCGCTGGTGGCCTGCTGGCTGGGCGATGCCAGCGTGGCCGCCGCGCGCCATGCGCTCAGCGATGCGCAAATCCCCAGTTTTCGCACGCCCGAGGCGGCGGTGGGCGCCTTCGGCAACATCGCCAGCTTCTACCAAAACCAGCAGATGCTGCACCAGACGCCGCCGCCGCTGTCCGACTTGGCGGCGCCCGACGTGGAAGGCGCGCGCCTGCTGATCGAAAGCGCGCTGGCCGACCGCCGCACCGTGCTGACCGAGATGGAATCCAAGGCGCTGCTGGCAGCGTTTCACGTGCCCGTCACGCAGACGCTGCTGGCGCGCAGCCCCACCGAGGCGATGATGATCGCCTCGCAAATCGGCTTTCCGGTGGCGCTGAAGATCGATTCGCCCGACATCCCGCACAAGAGCGACGTGGGCGGCGTGGCCCTGAACGTGATGAACGCCACCGCCGTGCGCGACATCTACCAGGACATGATGGAAGCCGTGCGCGCCAAGCAACCCGACGCGCGCATCAATGGGCTGACGGTACAGGCCATGGCGCGCAAGAAGCGCGGGCGCGAGCTGTACATCGGCGTGGTCACCGACGACCCGTTCGGCCCCGTGATCACCTTTGGCGGGGGCGGCACCATGATCGAGCTGCTGAACGACCACGCGATGGAGCTGCCCCCGCTGAACCAGTTTTTGGCGCGTCGCCTGATCGAGCGGTCGCGCGTGGTGGAAACCCTCAAGGCCTGGCGCGGCGCGCCCGAGGTGGACATGGCCGCGCTGGAGCGCGTGCTGCTGCGCGTGTCCGAAATGGTGTGCGAGCTGCCGCAGCTGCGCGAGATGGACATCAACCCCATCATCGTGGACGAGCAGGGCGCCGTGGCGGTGGATGCGCGCATCGTCATCGGCGCGGCGGCGCAGACGGCGCCGGGCCGCTCTGGCCGCTACGGGCACCTGGCCATCCTGCCGTACCCGGCGCGCTTCGAGCAGGAATGGCCGCTGCGCGGCGGCGGCGAATACGTGGTGCGCCCCATCCACCCCGACGACGCGCAGATGCTGCAGGAGTTCACCAAGAGCCTGTCGCCCGAAAGCCGCTATTTCCGCTTTGTGTCGAACATGGCCGAGCTGCCCGCGTCGATGCTGTCGCGCTTCACGCTGATCGACTACGACCGCGAAATGGCGCTGTGCGCCGTGGCCGAGTCGGAGGTGGTGGGAGACGACGGGCACAAGCACAAGAAGCACCGCATCGTGGGCGTGTCGCGCTACATCACCAACCCCGACCAGACCAGCTGCGAGTTTTCTCTGGTGGTGGCCGACGCCTACGCGGGCCAGGGCCTGGGCACGCGCCTGATGCTGAGCATCATGGACGTCGCCCGCGAAAAAGGCCTGCAGGAAATCATCGGCCTGGTGCTGACGCACAACAACGGCATGCTCAAACTGATGCGCAGCCTGGGCTTTGAGACCAAGGCGTACCCAGAAGACCCGGATTTCAGGTTGGTGACGCACGCGCTGTGA
- a CDS encoding AMP-binding protein has product MAPQAEPSYARGATQPPLIEQTLGAFFDDMAARVPEREALVSVHQQRRYTYGQLQAEANRLASALLGLGLKPGDRVGIWSHNNAEWVLMQLATAKVGLVLVNINPAYRTSEVEYALNKVGCVALVTMPSFKTSDYIGMLRELAPEWASQPPGQLSAEKLPGLKHAIWIDVPGEGADQPGFQRFSALLAAGDAQDPRVPHVAKLLHNTDPINIQFTSGTTGFPKGATLTHRNILNNGFFIGECMKLTPEDRLCIPVPMYHCFGMVLGTLACLTHGSTIVFPNDGFDPLLTLQAVQAERCTALHGVPTMFIAELDHPRFAEFDLSSLRTGIMAGTACPIEVMRRVVDRMFLSQITIAYGMTETSPVSCQSSTETPLEKRVTTVGTVQPHLEIKIVDPDSGQTVPRGERGEFCTRGYSVMHGYWGDEARTREAIDAEGWMHTGDLATMDAEGYVNIVGRIKDMVIRGGENVYPREIEEFLYSHPQVQDVQVVGVPDARFGEELCAWVVAKPGQSLSEDDIRAFCKGKIAHYKVPRYIRFVAEFPMTVTGKIQKFKIREAMIEELGVSEQKTA; this is encoded by the coding sequence ATGGCCCCCCAAGCTGAGCCCAGCTACGCCCGCGGCGCAACCCAGCCCCCGCTGATCGAGCAGACCCTGGGCGCTTTTTTTGACGACATGGCTGCCCGCGTGCCTGAGCGCGAGGCGCTGGTTTCGGTGCACCAACAGCGCCGCTACACCTATGGCCAGCTGCAGGCCGAGGCCAACCGCCTGGCCAGCGCGCTGCTGGGGCTCGGCCTGAAGCCGGGTGACCGCGTCGGCATCTGGTCGCACAACAACGCCGAATGGGTGCTGATGCAGCTGGCCACGGCCAAGGTGGGCCTGGTGCTGGTCAACATCAACCCCGCGTACCGCACGTCCGAAGTGGAATACGCGCTGAACAAGGTGGGCTGCGTGGCGTTGGTCACCATGCCCAGCTTCAAGACCAGCGACTACATCGGCATGCTGCGCGAACTGGCGCCCGAATGGGCCAGCCAGCCGCCCGGCCAGCTGAGCGCCGAGAAGCTGCCCGGCTTGAAGCACGCGATCTGGATCGACGTGCCAGGCGAAGGCGCCGACCAGCCGGGCTTTCAGCGCTTTTCCGCGCTGCTGGCCGCGGGTGACGCGCAAGACCCGCGCGTGCCCCATGTGGCCAAGCTGCTGCACAACACCGACCCGATCAACATCCAGTTCACCAGCGGCACCACCGGCTTTCCCAAGGGCGCCACGCTCACGCACCGCAACATCCTGAACAACGGCTTCTTCATCGGCGAATGCATGAAGCTGACTCCGGAAGACCGCCTGTGCATCCCCGTGCCGATGTACCACTGCTTCGGCATGGTGCTGGGCACGCTGGCCTGCCTGACGCACGGCAGCACCATCGTCTTCCCGAACGACGGGTTCGATCCGCTGCTCACGCTGCAGGCGGTGCAGGCCGAGCGCTGCACCGCGCTGCACGGCGTGCCCACCATGTTCATCGCCGAGCTGGATCACCCCCGCTTTGCCGAGTTCGACCTCAGCAGCCTGCGCACCGGCATCATGGCCGGCACCGCCTGCCCCATCGAGGTGATGCGCCGCGTGGTCGACCGCATGTTCCTGTCGCAGATCACCATCGCCTACGGCATGACCGAAACCAGCCCCGTCAGCTGCCAGAGCAGCACCGAAACGCCGCTGGAAAAGCGTGTCACCACCGTGGGCACGGTGCAGCCGCACCTTGAAATCAAGATCGTCGACCCCGACAGCGGCCAGACGGTGCCGCGCGGCGAGCGCGGCGAGTTCTGCACGCGCGGCTATTCGGTCATGCACGGCTATTGGGGCGACGAGGCGCGCACGCGCGAGGCCATCGACGCCGAGGGCTGGATGCACACGGGCGACCTGGCCACCATGGACGCCGAGGGCTACGTCAACATCGTCGGGCGCATCAAGGACATGGTGATCCGCGGTGGCGAAAACGTGTACCCGCGCGAGATCGAGGAATTCTTGTACAGCCACCCGCAGGTGCAAGACGTGCAGGTGGTGGGCGTGCCCGACGCCAGGTTTGGCGAAGAGCTGTGCGCCTGGGTGGTCGCCAAGCCGGGCCAGAGCCTGAGTGAGGACGACATCCGCGCCTTTTGCAAAGGCAAGATCGCGCACTACAAGGTGCCGCGCTACATCCGCTTCGTGGCCGAGTTTCCGATGACGGTGACCGGCAAGATCCAGAAGTTCAAGATTCGCGAAGCGATGATCGAAGAGCTGGGTGTTTCTGAACAAAAAACGGCCTAA
- a CDS encoding enoyl-CoA hydratase/isomerase family protein, with product MSQALRISTQNRVATVVLSRPEVRNAFNDEVIAELSHAFTQLGEDPAVRAIVLMAEGPAFCAGADLNWMRRMADYSRDENVEDAGKLAFMLRTLYECPKPTIARVQGDVYAGGMGLVAACDMAVSVDTAHYCLSEVKIGLIPATISPYVIRAMGPRAAHRYFLTAERFTAAEALRIGFVHEVVPADQLDARVSALVGALVSASPNAVRECKRLVQDVAERDISRLLIERTVESIADIRASDEGKEGVQSFLQKRGPAWLAD from the coding sequence ATGAGCCAAGCCCTTCGCATCAGCACCCAGAACCGTGTGGCCACGGTGGTGCTCAGCCGCCCCGAAGTTCGCAACGCCTTCAACGACGAGGTGATTGCCGAGCTGTCGCACGCTTTCACGCAGCTGGGCGAAGACCCGGCCGTGCGCGCCATCGTGCTGATGGCCGAAGGCCCGGCTTTCTGCGCCGGGGCCGACCTGAACTGGATGCGCCGCATGGCCGACTATTCGCGCGACGAAAACGTCGAAGACGCGGGCAAGCTGGCCTTCATGCTGCGCACCCTGTACGAATGCCCCAAGCCGACCATCGCCCGCGTGCAGGGCGACGTGTACGCCGGTGGCATGGGCCTGGTGGCGGCGTGCGACATGGCCGTCAGCGTCGACACCGCGCACTACTGCCTGAGCGAGGTCAAGATCGGCCTGATACCCGCCACCATCAGCCCCTACGTGATTCGCGCCATGGGCCCGCGCGCGGCGCACCGGTACTTCCTGACAGCCGAGCGCTTCACCGCCGCCGAGGCGCTGCGCATCGGCTTCGTGCACGAAGTGGTGCCCGCCGACCAGCTGGACGCGCGGGTCAGCGCGCTGGTGGGCGCGCTCGTCAGCGCTAGCCCCAACGCCGTGCGCGAGTGCAAGCGCTTGGTGCAGGACGTGGCCGAGCGCGACATCTCGCGCCTGCTGATCGAGCGCACGGTGGAAAGCATTGCCGACATCCGCGCCAGCGACGAGGGCAAGGAAGGCGTGCAAAGCTTCCTGCAAAAGCGCGGCCCGGCGTGGCTGGCGGATTAA
- a CDS encoding AraC family transcriptional regulator → MPAPPDPAHQGTPFAFVQAVLRAYAARSCAPDKALAAAQIAPDRRGHWPSQVSPLQFERLCAAAMRELDDEAPGWFSRPLPWGSYGMLARASMGAPTLAVALKRWCRHHGLLTQDVGLALHSDESGARVEITEHTDLGQQREFALLSLLRNLHGLSCWWVDSQIALLGAHFPGEAPPHAAVYGRLFPGTVHFQAPRATLVFDAHYLNLPLRKDAAAIDQMLRRALPILVWPYRRDRLLSRQVSRLLQAPSHAHGASSAHTAETLAAELGLSARSLHRQLRAEGASVQQLKDEARRARASDLLLRTALPVARIAGLCGFASDKSFARAFRQWTGHSPQEHRRGA, encoded by the coding sequence ATGCCAGCACCGCCAGACCCTGCCCACCAAGGCACGCCATTTGCCTTTGTGCAGGCGGTATTGAGGGCCTACGCCGCCCGCAGCTGCGCGCCCGACAAGGCCCTGGCCGCGGCGCAGATTGCGCCAGACCGCCGCGGCCACTGGCCCAGCCAGGTCAGCCCCCTGCAGTTTGAGCGCCTCTGCGCCGCCGCCATGCGCGAGCTGGACGACGAGGCACCCGGCTGGTTCAGCCGGCCGCTGCCCTGGGGCAGCTACGGCATGCTGGCGCGTGCCAGCATGGGCGCGCCCACGCTGGCGGTGGCGCTCAAGCGCTGGTGCCGCCACCACGGCCTGCTGACGCAGGATGTCGGCCTGGCGTTGCACAGCGATGAAAGCGGCGCGCGGGTGGAAATCACCGAGCACACCGATCTGGGCCAACAGCGCGAATTCGCCCTGCTGTCGCTGCTGCGCAACCTGCACGGGCTGAGCTGCTGGTGGGTGGATTCGCAAATCGCGCTGTTGGGCGCGCACTTCCCCGGCGAAGCGCCACCGCACGCGGCGGTGTATGGCCGCCTCTTCCCCGGCACGGTGCACTTTCAGGCGCCGCGCGCCACGCTGGTGTTTGACGCGCACTACCTCAACCTGCCGCTGCGCAAGGACGCCGCCGCCATCGACCAGATGCTGCGCCGCGCGCTGCCGATCCTGGTGTGGCCCTACCGCCGTGACCGCCTGCTGTCGCGCCAAGTGTCGCGCCTGCTGCAGGCCCCCAGCCACGCCCACGGAGCCAGCAGCGCCCACACTGCCGAAACCTTGGCAGCGGAGCTGGGCCTGTCGGCCCGCAGCCTGCACCGCCAGCTGCGGGCCGAAGGCGCCAGCGTGCAGCAATTGAAAGACGAAGCCCGGCGGGCCCGCGCCAGCGACCTGCTGCTGCGCACGGCGCTGCCGGTGGCACGCATCGCCGGTCTGTGCGGCTTTGCCAGCGACAAGAGCTTTGCGCGCGCTTTTCGGCAATGGACCGGGCACAGCCCGCAAGAGCACCGGCGCGGCGCTTGA